The following proteins are co-located in the Heteronotia binoei isolate CCM8104 ecotype False Entrance Well chromosome 21, APGP_CSIRO_Hbin_v1, whole genome shotgun sequence genome:
- the LOC132589632 gene encoding uncharacterized protein K02A2.6-like, producing the protein EPFDPTNPEGWESYAERVEFYLRANKITDAGAKRDVLMSVCGPATFEIAKGLSAPARLTEKSYDEIIRLLTGHFSPQPSRVARRFLFHKRDQIAGESAADYLAALRKLAGNCNLPQLEEALADRFTWGLRDERLQQKLFAKEELTLQAAFSEAGCILWGSRVVIPPPLQKRVLESLHETHPGIVRMKALARSYVWWPGMDGEIEGWVRGCQTCQESRPEPPSAPVTRWESTRKPWSRLHIDFAGPFQGQTFIIIVDSYTKWLEVIPVGSTSSTAAIRALRRVLCTHGIPDTIVSDNGAAFTSADFQAFLQRYLIRHIRLAAFLFDNRITPNPVTGVSPAELLMGRKLITRLDRLH; encoded by the exons gagcccttcgacccaaccaatccagagggatgggagtcctacgcggagcgggtcgagttctacctccgggccaacaagatcactgacgccggagcaaagagggacgttctcatgagcgtctgcgggcctgccacgttcgagatcgccaagggtctctcggcacccgcccgtctgacagagaaatcctacgacgagatcatccgactcctcacgggacacttctcaccacagccttcgcgggtggctcgcaggttcctgttccacaaacgggaccagatcgcgggcgagtccgccgcggactacctggcggccctccgcaaactcgccgggaactgcaacctcccccaactggaggaagccctggcggacagattcacgtggggcctccgcgacgagaggctccagcagaagctcttcgccaaagaagagcttactctccaggccgccttcagcgaagcg ggctgcatactttggggcagtagggtagtgattccacctccgctccaaaagcgtgttctagaatccctacacgagactcatcccggcatagtgcgaatgaaggctctggccaggagctacgtctggtggccgggaatggacggggagatcgagggctgggtccgcgggtgccagacctgccaggaatcccggcccgagccgcccagcgcccccgtcactaggtgggagtccacccggaaaccatggtcgagactccatatcgactttgcgggcccattccaggggcagaccttcatcataatagtggactcctacaccaaatggctggaggtcatccccgtagggtccacctcgtccacagccgcgatcagagctctgcgcagggtcctatgcacacatggcatcccggacaccatagtctctgataacggggccgccttcacctcagccgacttccaggcgttcctgcaaagatacctgatcaggcacataag gctggccgcgttcctcttcgataatcggatcacccctaacccggtcacaggagtcagcccggctgagctcctcatgggacgcaaactcataacccggctggaccggctgcat